One window from the genome of Bacillus weihaiensis encodes:
- a CDS encoding sporulation YhaL family protein: MLLLPWWIYVCIIGILGSGYMAFRTSREEKQIDEEFIEKEGQVYIDRIQQAREKKSKLEENLVDSGMKEDQSAS; this comes from the coding sequence GTGTTACTCTTACCATGGTGGATATATGTCTGTATAATCGGTATTTTAGGTAGTGGATATATGGCTTTTAGAACCTCTCGTGAAGAAAAGCAAATTGACGAGGAATTTATTGAAAAAGAAGGCCAGGTTTATATTGATCGTATTCAACAAGCACGTGAAAAGAAAAGTAAGCTTGAAGAAAACCTTGTAGATAGTGGAATGAAAGAAGACCAATCTGCAAGCTAA
- a CDS encoding HAD-IIIA family hydrolase → MSKHIQAVFLDRDGTIGGSDSIHYPGDFHLFTHAQELIWKLKNDRIKILSFTNQPDISEGKATIQDFIDELITFGFDDIYICPHDQSEGCPCRKPEIGMLIEGAEKHQLHLEKCVVIGDRWSDMVAASKANCIKILVKTGAGISTLNEHYDKLEEINIEYVAENLEEAINWLYSHYDM, encoded by the coding sequence ATGAGTAAGCATATACAAGCAGTATTTCTAGACCGTGACGGAACAATAGGGGGCAGTGACTCCATACATTATCCTGGGGATTTTCATTTGTTTACACATGCTCAAGAACTGATATGGAAATTAAAAAATGATAGGATTAAAATCCTGTCGTTTACAAATCAACCAGATATATCTGAAGGGAAAGCAACAATACAGGATTTTATTGATGAACTTATTACATTTGGATTTGATGATATTTATATTTGTCCGCATGATCAGAGTGAAGGTTGTCCATGTAGGAAGCCTGAAATTGGAATGCTTATCGAGGGAGCTGAAAAGCACCAGTTACATTTAGAAAAATGTGTCGTTATTGGTGATAGATGGAGTGATATGGTAGCTGCTTCTAAAGCAAACTGTATTAAAATTCTTGTGAAAACTGGTGCGGGTATTTCTACACTAAATGAACATTATGACAAATTAGAAGAGATTAATATTGAATATGTCGCTGAAAACCTGGAGGAAGCAATTAATTGGCTATATTCCCATTACGATATGTAG
- the yhaM gene encoding 3'-5' exoribonuclease YhaM, which translates to MAKGILHYDTGEQVDVHLLIKSSTKGIASNGKAFLTLILQDTSGEIEAKLWDASQEDEVTYSPQSIVRVLGDIHHYRGRNQLKIRKIRPKNDDDKIEISDLLETAPLSKDVMNEKITQYIFEMKNSNIQRLTRHLLKKHGEAFIEYPAATKNHHEFVSGLAYHVVSMLDLAKSISTLYPSLDTDLLYAGVILHDLGKVVELSGPISTTYTVEGNLLGHISIMVNEIAKAAEHLQIEGEEVVILQHLVLSHHGKAEWGSPKPPMIKEAEILHYIDNLDAKMNMLDRALERVKPGEYTERVFALDNRSFYKPTFHK; encoded by the coding sequence ATGGCTAAAGGAATTCTACATTATGATACTGGGGAGCAAGTAGATGTTCATTTACTGATTAAATCCTCTACAAAAGGAATTGCAAGTAACGGAAAGGCGTTTCTAACACTCATTTTACAAGATACATCTGGTGAAATTGAGGCGAAGCTTTGGGATGCGTCACAGGAGGATGAGGTAACATATTCACCTCAAAGCATTGTAAGAGTATTAGGAGATATTCATCATTACCGTGGACGAAATCAATTAAAAATTAGAAAAATTCGACCTAAGAATGATGATGACAAAATTGAGATCTCTGACTTATTGGAAACGGCTCCTCTATCAAAAGATGTAATGAACGAAAAAATTACTCAATACATATTTGAAATGAAAAACTCTAACATTCAGCGATTAACAAGACATTTACTTAAAAAACATGGTGAAGCATTTATTGAGTACCCAGCAGCAACTAAGAATCATCATGAATTTGTTTCAGGCCTTGCCTATCATGTCGTGTCCATGCTTGATTTGGCAAAGAGCATCTCAACTCTTTATCCAAGCTTAGACACAGATCTGCTTTATGCGGGTGTTATTTTACATGACTTAGGTAAAGTGGTTGAATTATCAGGTCCAATCAGTACTACCTATACAGTAGAAGGAAATTTACTAGGTCATATTTCCATTATGGTGAATGAGATTGCAAAGGCTGCTGAGCATCTTCAAATAGAAGGGGAAGAGGTAGTGATTTTACAACATTTAGTCTTATCTCATCATGGGAAAGCAGAGTGGGGAAGTCCAAAACCACCGATGATCAAGGAAGCGGAAATTCTTCATTATATTGATAACTTAGATGCGAAGATGAATATGTTGGATCGTGCACTTGAGCGTGTGAAGCCAGGTGAGTATACGGAAAGAGTGTTTGCCTTAGATAATCGTTCCTTCTATAAACCCACGTTCCATAAATAA
- a CDS encoding GNAT family N-acetyltransferase, translating to MKIIEQWDKEDSDFIRKKVIEHNLSNLPDVVKHPVKNISYILKDEDGRILGGITGTMFWYSLHIDFLWVDESFRGKGYGKELLYKIEAFAKENKCRLIQLDTFRFQAPKFYQKHGYDVVGIVEEHPTLDSQQYYLVKYLIEKGNEIGVTD from the coding sequence ATGAAGATCATTGAACAATGGGATAAAGAAGATAGTGATTTCATACGGAAGAAGGTCATTGAACATAATCTTTCTAACCTTCCTGATGTTGTTAAGCATCCAGTCAAAAACATTAGTTATATTCTTAAGGATGAAGACGGGAGGATTTTGGGAGGAATAACAGGGACTATGTTTTGGTACAGCTTACATATCGATTTCCTCTGGGTAGATGAATCATTTAGGGGGAAGGGCTATGGAAAAGAGTTGTTATATAAAATTGAAGCATTTGCTAAAGAGAATAAATGCAGGCTTATTCAACTAGATACCTTTCGTTTTCAAGCGCCGAAATTTTATCAGAAGCATGGATATGATGTAGTCGGCATTGTAGAAGAGCATCCTACTTTGGATAGTCAGCAGTATTATTTAGTGAAATACCTAATTGAAAAAGGTAACGAGATTGGGGTGACTGATTAA